In the genome of Myxococcus stipitatus, one region contains:
- a CDS encoding peptidylprolyl isomerase encodes MMKRVAFVAVAALLGGAPAARAEMVDKVAAVVNRDIITLSEVQQRVAPELARINAGDPAKRAELRAQLMKTGLDTLIGEKLMEAQIAELGITATEGQVDELVNDVRRQNDNMDQAQFEQALAAEGLTLAKYRDILRKKILRDQLLRAKVGPKVKVTEEDLKAAYNQYARAEGEDSEVHARHILVSVDPKATEEQVAAARKKAEGIAQEARREGMDFSALARARSEGPSAADGGDLGWFKRGVMVAAFEKAAFNLKEGEVSEPVRTNFGWHVLKVEERRSVAAAPYEEMRPKLEGKLIEQKTEKFLEQYVQELRQKASIDVKM; translated from the coding sequence ATGATGAAGCGGGTGGCATTCGTCGCGGTCGCGGCGCTCCTGGGGGGCGCCCCGGCGGCGCGCGCGGAGATGGTGGACAAGGTGGCCGCGGTGGTGAACCGCGACATCATCACCCTGTCGGAGGTCCAGCAGCGGGTGGCGCCGGAGCTGGCCCGCATCAACGCCGGGGACCCGGCCAAGCGCGCGGAGCTGCGCGCCCAGCTGATGAAGACCGGGCTGGACACCCTCATCGGCGAGAAGCTGATGGAGGCCCAAATCGCGGAGCTGGGCATCACCGCGACCGAGGGCCAGGTGGACGAGCTGGTCAACGACGTGCGCCGGCAGAACGACAACATGGACCAGGCGCAGTTCGAGCAGGCGCTCGCCGCCGAGGGCCTCACGCTGGCCAAGTACCGCGACATCCTGCGCAAGAAGATCCTCCGGGACCAGCTCCTGCGCGCCAAGGTGGGCCCCAAGGTGAAGGTCACCGAGGAGGACCTGAAGGCCGCCTACAACCAGTACGCCCGCGCGGAGGGCGAGGACTCGGAGGTCCACGCGCGCCACATCCTGGTGTCGGTGGACCCGAAGGCCACCGAGGAGCAGGTGGCCGCGGCGCGCAAGAAGGCGGAGGGCATCGCCCAGGAGGCGCGCCGTGAGGGCATGGACTTCTCCGCCCTGGCGCGCGCCCGCAGCGAGGGCCCCAGCGCCGCGGACGGCGGAGACCTGGGCTGGTTCAAGCGCGGCGTCATGGTGGCCGCGTTCGAGAAGGCGGCCTTCAACCTCAAGGAGGGCGAGGTCAGCGAGCCGGTGCGCACCAACTTCGGCTGGCACGTGCTGAAGGTGGAGGAGCGCCGCTCCGTGGCCGCCGCGCCCTACGAGGAGATGCGTCCCAAGCTCGAGGGCAAGCTCATCGAGCAGAAGACGGAGAAGTTCCTCGAGCAGTACGTGCAGGAGCTGCGGCAGAAGGCCAGCATCGACGTGAAGATGTAG
- a CDS encoding peptidylprolyl isomerase has product MRLSPTRAPLLSLVLTLAVGSGCNTPPKSTPDPTVVATVNGEALSRADFEQELGRELASTEAAQRTPEEIEPFKRTLLDTYIQRMLLLQAARKNNITVTPEEVDRGVLRLSGDYPAGNFNEVLAQGQLSLAELRAREASRLTIEKLFSHHVYSRVALTEEELRAYYAVHEAELHEAEQVHAAQIVVKGLDEARRVQAQLKSGKKFADLARRYSLSADAKVGGDLGFFPRGQMPPAFDEVVFKLGVGQVSDVVSTEYGYHLFKVLERKPARKRDFAEARQWVESKLLEEKRAQAQDAFVKELRDKAQVQVNEATLQAIRGQPAVVPQAAK; this is encoded by the coding sequence ATGCGCCTTTCTCCTACCCGCGCTCCCCTGCTGTCCCTGGTGCTCACCCTCGCGGTGGGCTCGGGTTGCAACACGCCGCCCAAGTCGACGCCGGACCCCACGGTGGTCGCCACCGTGAATGGCGAGGCGCTCTCGCGCGCCGACTTCGAGCAGGAGCTGGGCCGGGAGCTCGCCTCCACGGAGGCCGCGCAGCGCACGCCCGAGGAGATTGAACCCTTCAAGCGCACGCTCCTGGACACGTACATCCAGCGGATGCTGCTGCTCCAGGCGGCGCGCAAGAACAACATCACCGTCACCCCGGAGGAGGTGGACCGGGGCGTGCTGCGCCTGTCGGGCGACTACCCCGCGGGCAACTTCAACGAGGTGCTGGCCCAGGGACAGCTGTCCCTCGCGGAGCTGCGGGCGCGCGAGGCCAGCCGGCTCACCATCGAGAAGCTCTTCTCCCACCATGTCTACTCGCGGGTGGCCCTGACGGAGGAGGAGCTGCGGGCCTACTACGCGGTGCACGAGGCGGAGCTGCACGAGGCGGAGCAGGTCCACGCCGCCCAGATCGTGGTGAAGGGGCTGGACGAGGCGCGGCGCGTCCAGGCGCAGCTCAAGTCAGGCAAGAAGTTCGCGGACCTGGCGCGCAGGTACTCGCTGAGCGCGGACGCCAAGGTGGGGGGCGACCTGGGGTTCTTCCCCCGAGGACAGATGCCGCCCGCCTTCGACGAGGTGGTATTCAAGCTCGGGGTCGGGCAGGTTTCGGACGTGGTGTCCACCGAGTACGGCTACCACCTGTTCAAGGTGCTGGAGCGCAAGCCCGCGCGCAAGCGCGACTTCGCCGAGGCGCGGCAGTGGGTGGAATCCAAGCTCCTGGAGGAGAAGCGGGCGCAGGCGCAGGACGCGTTCGTGAAGGAGCTGAGGGACAAGGCGCAGGTGCAGGTGAATGAGGCCACGCTGCAGGCCATCCGCGGACAGCCCGCGGTGGTCCCGCAGGCGGCGAAGTGA
- a CDS encoding peptidylprolyl isomerase: protein MSLSSRLLTLALLAPAACGKTPAEAPPGQAVMDLRHTRPPGGQAVARWSGDSVTAEELTRRFQEMSPALRERYVDLGSRRDYVESLARFDLLVREALAQGLQDDAEVVEATRRALVARLMRSRLEEAPVTITDAELAEAYAARRDDFVRPERVRLSHVFLAAPRGDAAAEATARSKAQALLAQARALRASDFAGFGQLAREHSQEPRTAPLDGDLRFLPLDALSHEFGPELAQAAGALADEGALSDVVRTDKGLHVLKLRARQPAQHLSLDDVREELRVRLEGEKRTRAWADYLARVEKQLSLSVDLDALGRVPVDVQAPMRAHTGVMPGTVPAP, encoded by the coding sequence ATGAGTCTGTCCTCGCGCCTCCTCACCCTCGCCCTGCTGGCACCCGCCGCGTGCGGGAAGACGCCAGCCGAGGCCCCCCCCGGCCAGGCGGTGATGGACCTGCGCCACACCCGTCCGCCGGGTGGGCAGGCCGTGGCGCGCTGGAGCGGTGACTCGGTGACGGCGGAGGAGCTCACCCGGCGCTTCCAGGAGATGAGCCCCGCGCTGCGCGAGCGCTACGTCGACCTGGGCTCCCGGCGCGACTACGTGGAGTCGCTGGCCCGCTTCGACCTGCTGGTGCGCGAGGCCCTGGCCCAGGGACTCCAGGACGACGCGGAGGTGGTGGAGGCCACCCGGCGCGCGCTGGTGGCGCGGCTGATGCGCTCGCGGCTGGAGGAGGCCCCCGTCACCATCACCGACGCGGAGCTGGCGGAGGCCTACGCCGCGCGCCGCGACGACTTCGTGCGGCCGGAGAGGGTGCGGCTGTCCCATGTCTTCCTCGCGGCCCCTCGCGGAGACGCCGCGGCCGAGGCCACCGCGCGGAGCAAGGCCCAGGCCCTCCTCGCCCAGGCGCGGGCGCTGCGCGCGAGTGACTTCGCCGGCTTCGGACAGCTGGCGCGCGAGCACAGCCAGGAGCCTCGCACCGCGCCGCTCGACGGAGACCTCCGCTTCCTCCCGCTCGACGCCCTGTCGCACGAGTTCGGCCCGGAGCTGGCCCAGGCGGCCGGGGCGCTCGCGGACGAGGGCGCGCTGAGCGACGTGGTGCGCACGGACAAGGGCCTGCACGTGCTGAAGCTGCGCGCGCGTCAGCCCGCGCAGCACCTCTCGCTGGACGACGTGCGCGAGGAGTTGCGCGTGCGGCTGGAAGGCGAGAAGCGCACGCGCGCCTGGGCCGACTACCTGGCGCGCGTGGAGAAGCAGCTCTCGCTCTCCGTGGACCTGGACGCCCTGGGGCGGGTGCCCGTGGATGTCCAGGCGCCCATGCGCGCGCACACGGGCGTGATGCCCGGCACGGTGCCCGCCCCATGA
- a CDS encoding alpha/beta fold hydrolase — protein sequence MADLFSRTMNRGTEGLLTLTFRPDELYRVPTDDGAAIALGRYHARGERRHAEPVILCHGLGANRFHLDFDEHYSLARYLARAGFETWVLELRGRGLAGDASDFTFDDQAEHDVRTALRTVVSTGAKEVLWVGHSKGGLTLYAHLAKNPQAPVRAAAILGSPFTFAVQPGLRTFIQRVEPLLRLKVIPTGRVTSIALLGAPPGPLSRYMMLADNMEPDVVRRALANVPANISGGVARQFARWISTNRFTSYDGGVDYREALAQVRIPFLLLAGSKDLLAPPMSVARAKEALGGPVKFLVAGRGHGFGEDYGHADLVLGRRAPDEIFPLVEAFLSAHATRP from the coding sequence ATGGCGGACCTCTTCTCGCGGACGATGAATCGCGGAACCGAGGGCTTGCTGACGCTGACGTTCCGTCCGGATGAACTTTATCGAGTGCCCACGGACGACGGCGCGGCCATCGCACTGGGGCGTTACCACGCGCGAGGCGAGCGTCGGCACGCCGAGCCCGTCATCCTCTGCCATGGACTGGGCGCCAACCGCTTCCACCTGGACTTCGACGAGCACTACAGCCTGGCGCGCTACCTGGCGCGGGCGGGCTTCGAGACGTGGGTGCTGGAGCTGCGCGGGCGGGGGCTCGCGGGCGACGCGTCCGACTTCACGTTCGACGACCAGGCGGAGCACGACGTGCGCACCGCGCTGCGCACCGTGGTCTCCACCGGAGCCAAGGAAGTGCTCTGGGTGGGGCACTCCAAGGGCGGCCTGACGCTCTACGCCCACCTGGCGAAGAACCCGCAAGCGCCCGTGCGGGCCGCGGCCATCCTGGGCAGCCCCTTCACCTTCGCGGTGCAACCGGGACTGCGCACCTTCATCCAGCGCGTGGAGCCGCTGTTGCGGCTCAAGGTCATCCCCACCGGCCGCGTCACCAGCATCGCCCTCCTGGGCGCGCCGCCGGGCCCGCTGAGCCGGTACATGATGCTGGCGGACAACATGGAGCCGGACGTCGTGCGGCGCGCGCTGGCCAACGTGCCCGCCAACATCTCCGGCGGCGTGGCGCGCCAGTTCGCCCGGTGGATATCCACCAACCGCTTCACCTCGTACGACGGCGGCGTCGACTACCGCGAGGCGCTGGCGCAGGTGCGCATCCCCTTCCTCCTGCTCGCGGGGAGCAAGGACCTCCTGGCCCCTCCCATGTCGGTGGCGCGGGCGAAGGAGGCCCTGGGAGGCCCGGTGAAGTTCCTCGTGGCCGGGCGGGGGCATGGCTTCGGGGAGGACTACGGGCACGCGGACCTGGTGCTGGGCCGCCGCGCGCCGGACGAAATCTTCCCCCTGGTGGAGGCGTTCCTCTCCGCGCACGCCACCCGGCCGTGA
- a CDS encoding CBS domain-containing protein, with protein MERNRAIKEAWSSFIATVFPTDTLLRALREMERHQVRLLGVVEESGGLLGLVSEAHILAAWRGDPLAPVSDVMAWVDPAGGGRRRTVRALGSPATGRARRQGHPST; from the coding sequence ATGGAGCGGAACAGGGCAATCAAGGAAGCATGGTCGTCCTTCATCGCCACCGTTTTTCCTACAGACACCCTCCTGCGAGCCCTGCGGGAGATGGAGCGGCACCAGGTGCGGCTCCTGGGGGTGGTCGAAGAGAGTGGCGGGTTGCTCGGGTTGGTGAGTGAGGCGCACATCCTGGCGGCCTGGCGGGGAGACCCGCTCGCGCCGGTGTCGGACGTCATGGCGTGGGTCGACCCGGCGGGAGGGGGCCGCAGGCGCACCGTCCGTGCACTCGGCTCCCCCGCGACGGGACGGGCGCGGCGCCAAGGACATCCGTCCACCTGA
- a CDS encoding GIY-YIG nuclease family protein, with protein sequence MLRCRDGSLYTGATNNLERRVATHGRGRGAAYTRARLPVTLVWSESAEDRSAALRREAAIKRLTRSDKLLLVSSAVRKRGRGGR encoded by the coding sequence ATGCTGCGCTGCCGGGATGGTTCGCTCTACACCGGCGCCACGAACAACCTGGAGCGTCGGGTGGCCACCCATGGACGTGGGCGTGGCGCGGCGTACACGCGAGCGCGGCTGCCCGTCACCCTCGTCTGGAGCGAGTCCGCCGAGGACCGGAGCGCGGCCCTGCGGCGCGAGGCCGCCATCAAGCGGCTGACCCGAAGCGACAAGTTGCTGCTGGTCTCCTCCGCGGTCCGGAAGCGAGGGCGCGGTGGGCGCTGA
- a CDS encoding radical SAM protein, whose translation MPVARPHIEPRLVPSADSVVVKEIYLSLQGESSHAGLLCAFIRLTGCHLRCTYCDSEFAFHGGKRRKNAEILEEVKALRTPRVEITGGEPLLQPGVYPLMQSLLDEGYTVLLETSGAIDVRLVPADVHKIVDMKTPSSGESSRNDLRNFASMNARDELKFVIGSREDYEWSKALIAEHRLAEKPFALLFSTVFDKLHPRELAEWTVEDRLPVRFQLQMHKYLWDPNARGV comes from the coding sequence ATGCCCGTCGCGCGTCCTCACATCGAGCCCCGTCTCGTCCCCTCCGCGGATTCCGTGGTGGTGAAGGAGATCTACCTCTCACTCCAGGGCGAGTCCTCGCACGCCGGCCTGCTGTGCGCGTTCATCCGCCTCACCGGCTGCCACCTGCGCTGCACCTACTGCGACAGCGAGTTCGCCTTCCACGGCGGCAAGCGCAGGAAGAACGCGGAGATTCTCGAGGAGGTGAAGGCCCTGCGCACGCCTCGCGTGGAAATCACCGGCGGCGAGCCGCTGCTCCAGCCCGGCGTCTATCCGCTGATGCAGTCGCTGCTCGACGAGGGCTACACGGTGCTGCTGGAGACCAGCGGCGCCATCGACGTGCGGCTGGTGCCCGCGGACGTCCACAAAATCGTCGACATGAAGACGCCTTCCTCGGGCGAGTCGTCGCGCAATGACTTGCGCAACTTCGCGTCGATGAACGCGCGCGACGAGCTGAAGTTCGTCATCGGCTCGCGCGAGGACTACGAGTGGAGCAAGGCGCTCATCGCCGAGCACCGGCTGGCCGAGAAGCCCTTCGCGCTGCTGTTCTCCACCGTGTTCGACAAGCTCCACCCGCGCGAGCTCGCCGAGTGGACCGTCGAGGACCGGCTCCCCGTCCGCTTCCAGCTCCAGATGCACAAGTACCTCTGGGACCCGAACGCGCGCGGCGTGTGA
- a CDS encoding oxygenase MpaB family protein: MDRFALRDRTDRLDAETQYEDIVRILSTQEFPWDIEQALSFALFRTYAVPSIGVLLHQTGEFTQRTQKRYDDTVLILDTILEHGMHSPEGKGAFRRMNQMHGAYDISNDDMRYVLSTFVVTPVRWVAEFGWRPFTPHERAAWTRNYREVGRHMGIRDIPETYDAFETYLDDYEARHFAFDERSRAVADATLELLTTFPPTHLAPRKLVHLFARTLMEDALLDAFHYERPSALSRKVFRSALQLRGKFVRYFLSPRQEPYFGRSRPNVRSYPQGYQVEHLGTFPKGCPVHAVSPVKDAEVPGRKAQGSSGT, encoded by the coding sequence ATGGACCGCTTCGCGCTGAGAGACCGCACCGACCGACTCGACGCCGAGACCCAGTACGAGGACATCGTCCGCATCCTCTCCACCCAGGAGTTCCCCTGGGACATCGAGCAGGCCCTCAGCTTCGCGCTGTTCCGCACCTACGCGGTGCCCAGCATCGGCGTGCTCCTGCACCAGACGGGTGAGTTCACCCAGCGCACCCAGAAGCGCTACGACGACACCGTGCTCATCCTCGACACCATCCTCGAGCACGGCATGCACAGTCCCGAGGGCAAGGGCGCCTTCCGTCGCATGAACCAGATGCACGGCGCCTATGACATCTCCAACGATGACATGCGCTACGTGCTCTCCACCTTCGTGGTGACCCCCGTGCGCTGGGTCGCCGAGTTCGGCTGGCGCCCCTTCACTCCTCACGAGCGCGCGGCGTGGACGCGCAACTACCGCGAGGTGGGCCGCCACATGGGCATCCGGGACATCCCGGAGACGTACGACGCGTTCGAGACCTACCTGGATGACTACGAGGCCCGGCACTTCGCCTTCGACGAGCGAAGCCGTGCCGTCGCCGATGCCACGCTCGAGCTGCTCACCACCTTCCCGCCCACGCACCTGGCGCCCAGGAAGCTGGTGCACCTCTTCGCGCGCACGCTCATGGAGGACGCCCTGCTGGACGCGTTCCACTACGAGCGCCCCTCCGCGCTCAGCCGGAAGGTGTTCCGCTCCGCGCTCCAGCTCCGAGGGAAGTTCGTCCGCTACTTCCTGTCCCCTCGCCAGGAGCCCTATTTCGGACGCTCACGCCCCAACGTGCGCAGCTATCCCCAGGGCTACCAGGTCGAGCACCTGGGCACCTTCCCCAAGGGCTGTCCCGTCCACGCCGTCTCCCCGGTGAAGGACGCGGAGGTGCCCGGGAGGAAGGCCCAGGGCAGCAGCGGCACCTAG
- the nudC gene encoding NAD(+) diphosphatase, with product MLFLTRGMDVLIHEHAGTVTVPTGSTFPELTASAHYLGALDGEDCYCAPLPRDFTPPEGTSLVPARSLYKRLDEARFAVAGRALAIAEWDVQHRFCGRCGQPTELVRGERARRCPVDKTPFYPRISPAMIVLVTRGDTMLLARNPALPEPMFSTLAGFVDAGESLEECVAREVREEVNVEVKNIRYFGSQPWPFGRSLMVGFTAEYAGGDVRVDGKEIAEAGWFHPDHLPRIPPRLSIARHLIDAFVERVKGSPSRS from the coding sequence ATGCTCTTCCTCACGCGAGGCATGGACGTGCTCATCCACGAGCACGCGGGCACCGTCACCGTTCCCACGGGCTCCACGTTCCCGGAGCTCACCGCCTCCGCCCACTACCTGGGCGCGCTCGACGGAGAGGACTGCTACTGCGCCCCGCTGCCCCGGGACTTCACCCCTCCCGAGGGCACGTCACTGGTCCCCGCCCGCTCTCTCTACAAGCGGCTGGACGAAGCGCGCTTCGCGGTGGCGGGCCGGGCGCTCGCCATCGCGGAGTGGGACGTGCAGCACCGCTTCTGTGGGCGCTGCGGCCAGCCCACCGAGCTCGTCCGAGGAGAGCGCGCCCGCCGCTGCCCCGTGGACAAGACGCCCTTCTACCCGCGCATCTCCCCCGCGATGATTGTGCTCGTCACCCGGGGCGACACGATGCTGCTCGCGCGAAACCCCGCGCTGCCCGAGCCCATGTTCAGCACCCTGGCGGGCTTCGTCGACGCGGGCGAGTCCCTGGAGGAGTGTGTCGCCCGCGAGGTGCGCGAAGAGGTCAACGTCGAGGTGAAGAACATCCGCTACTTCGGCTCGCAGCCGTGGCCCTTCGGACGCTCGCTCATGGTGGGCTTCACCGCCGAGTACGCGGGAGGCGACGTGCGCGTCGACGGCAAGGAGATTGCCGAGGCGGGCTGGTTCCACCCCGACCACCTGCCGCGCATCCCGCCGAGGCTGAGCATCGCCCGCCACCTCATCGACGCCTTCGTCGAGCGCGTGAAGGGCTCACCGTCTCGAAGCTGA
- the gloA gene encoding lactoylglutathione lyase, giving the protein MRILHTMLRVGDLEKSLDFYTRVIGMKLLRRHEYPDGKFTLAFVGFGPEDTHPALELTYNWGVEKYELGTAYGHVALGVKDIRATCDAIRQAGGKVVREPGPMKHGTTVIAFVEDPDGYRVELIEQGS; this is encoded by the coding sequence ATGCGAATCCTGCACACCATGTTGCGCGTTGGGGACCTGGAGAAGTCGCTCGACTTCTACACGCGGGTCATCGGCATGAAGCTGCTGCGCCGCCACGAGTATCCCGACGGGAAGTTCACCCTCGCCTTCGTCGGCTTCGGCCCCGAGGACACGCACCCCGCGCTGGAGCTGACGTACAACTGGGGCGTGGAGAAGTACGAGCTGGGCACGGCCTATGGCCACGTGGCCCTGGGTGTGAAGGACATCCGCGCCACGTGTGATGCGATTCGCCAGGCGGGCGGCAAGGTGGTCCGAGAGCCGGGCCCCATGAAGCACGGCACCACCGTCATCGCCTTCGTCGAGGACCCGGACGGCTACCGCGTGGAGCTCATCGAGCAGGGCAGCTGA
- a CDS encoding nitronate monooxygenase has translation MNGTNDGRAAPPSHAAGPSSAPGEGELDGEEPRAPRRPPIHVLEDNTLHTRLTRELGVHYPFVSAGMAFVALPPLVIAVSEAGGIGMLGSAPEPAPFLRARIHAIRAGTQRPFGVNFIIEHTRAGDFTTREHIDTCIAEKVPVVSFHWGLPPADWVKALKAAGTKVWVQTSSVEFARDALALGVDGLIAQGRQAAGHNRGTLPTLQLVRELRALTGTLPVLAAGGIADGLSAARALYHGADGVWVGTRMVASVEAYAHPGYKQRVVDGDARDSDFTTLFGPEWAGARQRVLRNRVVREWAGREARAPSNPSDSIGTTRLYPGLAGGDALYALPRFSAFVPTPDTKGDLEEMALPASGSSMARIESVLPAGQIVVEMMEGAHRLLANPYELESDTDENDRS, from the coding sequence ATGAACGGAACGAACGACGGACGCGCCGCGCCCCCTTCTCACGCCGCGGGCCCCTCGAGTGCTCCGGGAGAGGGCGAGCTGGACGGTGAGGAGCCGCGCGCTCCACGGCGCCCTCCCATCCATGTCCTCGAGGACAACACCCTCCACACGCGCCTGACGCGAGAGCTGGGCGTGCACTACCCGTTCGTCAGCGCGGGCATGGCCTTCGTGGCGCTGCCGCCGCTGGTCATCGCCGTGTCGGAGGCGGGAGGCATCGGCATGCTGGGCTCCGCGCCCGAGCCCGCCCCCTTCCTGCGCGCGCGCATCCACGCCATTCGCGCGGGCACGCAGCGGCCCTTCGGCGTGAACTTCATCATCGAGCACACGCGAGCGGGCGACTTCACCACGCGCGAGCACATCGACACGTGCATCGCGGAGAAGGTCCCCGTCGTCTCGTTCCACTGGGGCCTGCCGCCCGCCGACTGGGTGAAGGCCTTGAAGGCCGCGGGCACCAAGGTCTGGGTGCAGACGAGCTCCGTGGAGTTCGCGCGCGACGCGCTGGCGCTGGGGGTGGATGGGCTCATCGCCCAGGGCCGGCAGGCGGCTGGACACAACCGAGGCACCCTCCCCACGCTCCAGCTCGTGCGGGAGCTGCGCGCCCTGACCGGCACGCTGCCCGTGCTGGCCGCCGGCGGCATCGCGGATGGCCTCAGCGCGGCGCGCGCGCTCTACCATGGCGCGGATGGCGTCTGGGTGGGCACCCGCATGGTCGCCTCCGTCGAGGCCTACGCGCACCCCGGCTACAAGCAGCGCGTGGTGGACGGCGACGCGCGTGACTCCGACTTCACCACGCTCTTCGGCCCCGAGTGGGCGGGCGCCCGGCAGCGCGTGCTGAGAAACCGCGTGGTGCGCGAGTGGGCGGGCCGAGAGGCTCGCGCGCCGTCGAACCCCTCCGACTCCATCGGGACGACGCGGCTCTACCCGGGGCTCGCGGGCGGAGACGCGCTCTACGCCCTGCCTCGCTTCAGCGCCTTCGTGCCCACGCCGGACACGAAGGGCGACCTGGAGGAGATGGCGCTGCCCGCGAGCGGCTCCAGCATGGCCCGCATCGAGAGCGTGCTGCCCGCGGGGCAAATCGTGGTGGAGATGATGGAGGGCGCGCACCGGCTGCTCGCCAATCCCTACGAGCTGGAGTCGGACACCGACGAGAACGACCGCTCCTGA
- a CDS encoding GNAT family N-acetyltransferase — protein MGTADLELSFIQPGHALYPAELELRFRVLREPLGHTREQVLFPFEAQSLHLVAHRGEEALGCVLFHPEDAHGGRLFQMAVTPRLQGQRLGARLVQALEAELLRRGFTHVHLHARQTVVPFYERLGYSVYAEPFIDVGLPHRHMRKSLGT, from the coding sequence ATGGGCACCGCGGACCTCGAGCTCTCCTTCATCCAGCCCGGCCACGCGCTCTACCCCGCGGAGCTGGAGCTGCGCTTCCGCGTGCTGCGCGAGCCGCTGGGCCACACCCGTGAGCAGGTGCTGTTTCCCTTCGAGGCACAGAGCCTCCACCTGGTCGCCCACCGCGGCGAGGAGGCGCTGGGGTGTGTCCTCTTCCACCCCGAGGACGCCCACGGCGGGCGCCTCTTCCAGATGGCCGTGACACCCCGGCTTCAAGGTCAGCGGCTGGGCGCCCGCCTGGTCCAGGCGCTGGAGGCGGAGCTGCTGCGACGCGGCTTCACCCACGTCCACCTTCACGCCCGGCAGACGGTCGTCCCCTTCTACGAACGGCTGGGCTATTCCGTGTACGCGGAGCCTTTCATCGACGTGGGACTTCCGCACCGGCACATGCGGAAGTCACTCGGGACGTAG